The following proteins are co-located in the Pomacea canaliculata isolate SZHN2017 linkage group LG10, ASM307304v1, whole genome shotgun sequence genome:
- the LOC112573137 gene encoding uncharacterized protein LOC112573137 has product MPKLYFTHRKRRRTGKKKEEENPPEKRSREDEEAKAGTSTATEETFRIAPRQLPMLKVLNDLMEQLSAKAQRDLHLEFHRRANEILDAEKAESTCRPEAVTPDDEDEA; this is encoded by the exons ATGCCCAAATTGTATTTTACGCATAGGAAAAGGAGGCGCacaggaaagaagaaggaggaggag AACCCCCCGGAAAAAAGAAGTCGGGAAGATGAGGAGGCGAAG gcGGGTACGAGCACTGCCACGGAAGAAACCTTTAGAATCGCCCCTAGACAGTTGCCGATGTTAAAAGTATTAAACGATCTCATGGAACAGTTGTCGGCAAAAGCGCAGAGAGATCTGCACTTAGAATTTCATAGGAGAGCGAATGAAATTCTAGATGCAGAAAAG GCTGAATCAACTTGTAGGCCCGAGGCCGTCACACCTGACGACGAAGACGAAGCCTGA